A genomic region of Vitreoscilla filiformis contains the following coding sequences:
- a CDS encoding ABC transporter transmembrane domain-containing protein — protein sequence MYKTFQRLLVYVRPYRAGVLMSILCYIAAAATEPAIPALLKLMLDSGFNPQIAFPLWMVPVALVLLFLLRGLFGFSGQYLLQWSVSKAALLWRKDLVSALIRADASLYQRMSPGTAVSKVISDPNSALSLLSGAMVTALRDGLTAIFMLGYLLYLNWQLTLLSMTTVPLLGYVTRRIHRRLKRVGTQTYETQLRLVNVVDDIARAWRVVRTFDAAAFEQQRFAREAERLRSVTMKTVAASALMSPASQLVSSLGLAGILTLAIVQARQDASTVADFVAYITALLLMVSRMRHLTELTQPVVNGLITAQGCFSLMDEPPEVDTGTVELSTCRGEVRFEGVTVRYAADAPPALHQLDLSIPAGHSAALVGSSGSGKTTLTNVLLGFATPQEGRVLIDGIDIRDIRKSSLRQHCAVVSQDIVLFDGTLADNVIYAAPPDLVRVEQCLRAANLWDYVQSQPAGLDTLIGTNGSKLSGGQRQRLAIARALYKNASIWILDEATSALDVASERVVQESLATMQQGRTLIVVAHRLSTVRDLDTIFVLGDGHLLEQGSHAELVQAQGTYAAMVRAQRDGAATLA from the coding sequence ATGTACAAAACTTTCCAACGCCTTTTGGTCTACGTGCGGCCGTACCGCGCGGGCGTGCTGATGTCCATCTTGTGCTACATCGCCGCTGCGGCCACCGAACCCGCCATCCCCGCCCTGCTCAAGCTCATGCTGGACAGCGGCTTCAACCCCCAAATCGCTTTCCCGCTCTGGATGGTGCCCGTCGCCTTGGTGCTGCTGTTCCTGTTGCGCGGGCTGTTCGGTTTCTCTGGCCAGTATTTGCTGCAATGGTCGGTGTCCAAAGCGGCGCTGTTGTGGCGCAAAGATTTGGTGAGCGCCTTGATCCGGGCGGACGCTTCGCTGTACCAGCGCATGTCCCCTGGCACTGCGGTGTCCAAGGTGATTTCCGATCCGAACAGCGCGTTGAGTTTGCTGTCCGGCGCCATGGTGACGGCTCTGCGCGACGGCCTGACCGCCATCTTCATGCTGGGTTACTTGCTCTATTTGAATTGGCAACTGACCCTGCTGTCCATGACCACGGTGCCGCTGCTGGGCTACGTGACGCGGCGCATCCACCGCCGCCTCAAGCGCGTGGGCACGCAAACCTACGAAACCCAGCTTCGCTTGGTGAATGTGGTCGATGACATCGCCCGGGCTTGGCGCGTGGTGCGCACCTTCGATGCGGCGGCCTTCGAGCAGCAGCGCTTTGCCCGCGAAGCCGAACGACTGCGCAGCGTGACAATGAAGACGGTGGCGGCCAGCGCACTGATGTCCCCGGCTTCGCAACTGGTGTCCAGCCTGGGCTTGGCGGGCATCTTGACCCTGGCGATCGTGCAAGCCCGGCAAGATGCCTCCACGGTGGCGGACTTTGTGGCCTACATCACGGCGTTGCTGCTCATGGTGTCGCGCATGCGGCATCTGACGGAGTTGACGCAGCCCGTGGTCAATGGGCTGATCACCGCCCAGGGGTGTTTTTCGCTCATGGACGAACCCCCCGAAGTGGACACGGGCACGGTCGAACTCAGCACTTGCCGGGGAGAAGTCCGTTTTGAAGGCGTGACCGTTCGGTATGCGGCGGACGCGCCGCCAGCTTTGCATCAATTAGACCTGTCCATCCCGGCAGGGCACAGCGCCGCGTTGGTCGGTTCCTCGGGCTCTGGCAAAACCACCCTGACGAATGTGCTGCTGGGTTTTGCCACGCCGCAAGAAGGCCGGGTGCTGATCGACGGCATCGACATCCGCGACATCCGCAAATCTTCGCTGCGCCAGCACTGCGCCGTGGTTTCACAAGACATCGTGCTGTTCGACGGCACGTTGGCCGACAACGTCATCTACGCCGCTCCGCCCGACTTGGTGCGCGTCGAACAATGCCTGCGAGCGGCCAATCTGTGGGACTACGTCCAGTCCCAACCAGCGGGGCTGGACACGCTCATCGGCACCAACGGCAGCAAACTCTCCGGCGGACAGCGCCAGCGTCTGGCCATCGCCCGGGCGCTGTACAAGAACGCTTCCATTTGGATTTTGGACGAGGCCACGTCGGCGCTGGATGTGGCGTCCGAGCGCGTGGTGCAAGAGTCGCTGGCGACGATGCAACAAGGGCGCACCCTGATCGTCGTGGCGCACCGCTTGAGCACGGTGCGCGATCTGGACACGATTTTTGTCCTCGGCGACGGCCATCTGCTGGAACAAGGCTCACACGCCGAATTGGTGCAAGCCCAAGGCACTTACGCCGCCATGGTGCGCGCGCAGCGGGACGGCGCGGCCACGCTGGCATGA
- the rfaE2 gene encoding D-glycero-beta-D-manno-heptose 1-phosphate adenylyltransferase: protein MTASFSFPRPDGCPDPQTKIFERDALRRWRNQLPRPLVFTNGVFDLLHTGHVHYLYAARQLGAALLVAINTDASARRLGKGPERPLNRQADRAYVLAGLACVDAVTFFDEDTPVALIDELRPDIYVKGGDYDMETLEETRLVRSWGGHSLALPFQSGYSTTQLVRRIEAGRSAADPS, encoded by the coding sequence GTGACTGCTTCTTTCTCTTTTCCCCGCCCGGACGGCTGCCCGGATCCGCAGACCAAAATTTTCGAGCGTGACGCCCTGCGGCGCTGGCGCAATCAACTGCCCCGACCTCTGGTGTTCACCAATGGGGTGTTCGATCTGCTGCACACCGGCCACGTTCACTACCTGTACGCGGCCCGCCAACTGGGGGCGGCGCTGCTGGTGGCGATCAACACCGATGCTTCTGCCCGGCGTTTGGGCAAGGGCCCGGAGCGCCCGTTGAATCGCCAAGCGGATCGGGCGTATGTGCTGGCGGGCCTGGCCTGCGTCGATGCGGTGACGTTTTTTGACGAAGACACGCCCGTTGCGCTGATCGACGAGTTGCGCCCCGACATCTACGTCAAGGGTGGTGACTACGACATGGAAACGCTCGAAGAAACCCGCCTGGTGCGTTCCTGGGGCGGTCATTCGCTGGCGTTGCCGTTCCAAAGCGGGTATTCGACCACCCAATTGGTTCGGCGTATCGAAGCCGGTCGTTCGGCGGCCGATCCGTCGTGA
- a CDS encoding integration host factor subunit beta codes for MTRSDLAVRLAERFPQLTQRDTELAVKTVLDAMAEALALGHRIEIRGFGSFSISHRPPRVGRNPRSGAQVDIPEKRVPHFKPGKALREGVDA; via the coding sequence ATGACCCGCTCCGACCTCGCCGTGCGATTAGCCGAACGTTTCCCGCAGCTCACGCAGCGGGATACCGAGCTGGCCGTCAAAACCGTGCTCGACGCCATGGCGGAAGCCTTGGCGCTGGGGCATCGCATCGAGATCCGGGGGTTTGGCAGCTTTTCGATCAGCCACCGGCCACCGCGTGTGGGGCGCAATCCCCGCAGCGGGGCGCAGGTGGACATCCCCGAAAAGCGGGTGCCCCACTTCAAGCCGGGCAAAGCCTTGCGTGAAGGTGTGGACGCCTGA
- the rpsA gene encoding 30S ribosomal protein S1, protein MSQSQVADFGVESFAALFEESLQRAEMRAGEVITAEVVRIDHSFVVVNAGLKSEAYVPIDEFKNDQGEVEVQVGDFVSVAIDAVENGYGDTILSRDKAKRLASWLSLENALESGDFVTGTVSGKVKGGLTVLVNGIRAFLPGSLLDTRPVKDMSPFEGKTMEFKVIKLDRKRNNVVLSRRAVVEASMGEERAKLLETLHEGAIVNGVVKNITEYGAFVDLGGIDGLLHITDMAWRRVRHPSEVVTVGQELTAKVLKFDAEKNRVSLGIKQLGDDPWMGVARRYPTSTRLFGKVTNIADYGAFVEIEPGIEGLVHVSEMDWTNKNVAPTKVVTLGEEVEVMVLEIDEDKRRISLGMKQCRANPWEEFSSSVKRGDRVKGPIKSITDFGVFVGLAAGIDGLVHLSDLSWNEPGEAAVRNYKKGQEVEAIVLGIDVERERISLGIKQLDGDPFANFTSVNDRGSIVNGTVKTVDPRGAEVQLADDVTGYLRASEISRDRVEDARNVLKEGDELSVMIVNVDRKARNIQLSIKAKDQADQQEAMQRLSQSNERENAGTTSLGALLRAKLDAGNN, encoded by the coding sequence GCGCATCGACCACAGCTTCGTCGTGGTCAATGCTGGCCTCAAGAGCGAAGCCTACGTGCCCATCGACGAGTTCAAGAACGACCAAGGCGAAGTCGAAGTCCAAGTTGGCGATTTCGTGTCGGTGGCCATCGACGCTGTCGAAAACGGCTACGGCGACACCATCCTGTCGCGCGACAAGGCCAAGCGCCTGGCCTCGTGGCTGTCGCTGGAAAACGCCCTGGAATCGGGCGACTTCGTGACCGGTACCGTTTCTGGCAAGGTCAAGGGCGGCCTGACCGTGCTGGTCAACGGCATCCGCGCCTTCCTGCCTGGCTCGCTGCTCGACACGCGTCCTGTCAAGGACATGTCGCCGTTCGAGGGCAAGACCATGGAATTCAAGGTCATCAAGCTTGATCGCAAGCGCAACAACGTGGTGCTGTCGCGCCGCGCTGTGGTGGAAGCCTCGATGGGCGAAGAGCGCGCCAAGCTGCTCGAAACCCTGCACGAAGGTGCCATCGTCAACGGCGTGGTCAAGAACATCACCGAATACGGTGCGTTCGTGGATCTGGGCGGCATTGACGGCCTGCTGCACATCACCGACATGGCATGGCGTCGCGTGCGTCACCCGAGCGAAGTGGTGACCGTGGGCCAAGAGCTGACCGCCAAGGTTCTGAAGTTCGACGCCGAGAAGAACCGCGTCTCGCTGGGCATCAAGCAACTGGGCGACGATCCGTGGATGGGCGTGGCTCGCCGCTACCCGACCAGCACCCGTCTGTTCGGCAAGGTGACCAACATCGCCGACTACGGTGCATTCGTCGAGATCGAACCGGGCATCGAAGGTCTGGTTCACGTCTCCGAAATGGACTGGACCAACAAGAACGTCGCTCCGACCAAGGTTGTGACCCTGGGCGAAGAAGTCGAAGTGATGGTGTTGGAGATCGACGAAGACAAGCGTCGCATCTCGCTGGGCATGAAGCAATGCCGCGCCAACCCGTGGGAAGAGTTCTCGTCGAGCGTCAAGCGTGGCGACCGCGTCAAGGGCCCCATCAAGTCGATCACCGACTTCGGCGTGTTCGTGGGTCTGGCCGCTGGTATCGACGGCCTGGTGCATCTGTCCGACCTGTCGTGGAACGAGCCGGGCGAAGCCGCCGTTCGCAACTACAAGAAGGGCCAAGAAGTCGAAGCCATCGTGTTGGGCATCGACGTCGAGCGCGAGCGCATCTCCCTGGGCATCAAGCAGTTGGATGGCGACCCGTTTGCCAACTTCACCTCGGTCAATGACCGTGGCTCGATCGTCAACGGCACCGTCAAGACCGTGGATCCGCGTGGCGCTGAAGTGCAACTGGCTGACGACGTCACCGGTTACCTGCGCGCTTCCGAAATCAGCCGCGACCGCGTCGAAGACGCTCGCAACGTGCTGAAGGAAGGCGACGAGCTGAGCGTCATGATCGTCAACGTGGACCGCAAGGCCCGCAACATCCAGTTGTCGATCAAGGCCAAGGATCAAGCCGACCAGCAAGAAGCCATGCAGCGCCTGTCGCAATCGAACGAGCGCGAAAACGCTGGCACCACCAGCCTGGGCGCCCTGCTGCGCGCCAAGCTGGACGCGGGCAACAACTGA